One segment of Nothobranchius furzeri strain GRZ-AD chromosome 13, NfurGRZ-RIMD1, whole genome shotgun sequence DNA contains the following:
- the sst1.1 gene encoding somatostatin 1, tandem duplicate 1, translating to MKMFSSSRLRCLLLLLLSLSSSFSCCSAAQRDSKLRLLLHRTPLLGSKQDTSRISLAELLLSDLLQMENEVLDDDSMPLAEAEPEDIRLDLERAAGSGPLLAPRERKAGCKNFFWKTFTSC from the exons ATGAAGATGTTCTCCTCCTCGCGCCTCCGCTGCCTCCTGCTACTCCTCCTCTCCCTCAGCTCCTCCTTCAGCTGCTGCTCCGCCGCTCAGAGAGACTCCAAACTCCGTCTGCTGCTGCACCGGACCCCGCTGCTGGGCTCCAAACAG GACACGTCCCGCATCTCGCTGGCCGAACTTCTCCTCTCGGACCTCCTTCAGATGGAGAACGAGGTTCTGGACGACGACAGCATGCCTCTAGCCGAGGCGGAACCGGAAGACATCCGTTTGGACCTGGAACGGGCCGCCGGTAGCGGGCCGCTGCTGGCGCCGCGCGAGAGGAAGGCTGGCTGCAAGAACTTCTTTTGGAAGACGTTCACGTCCTGCTGA
- the sst1.2 gene encoding somatostatin 1.2 has product MRRSRCPTILVLTTLALCCLGVSSQAERDRDQYQNQDLDLELRHHRLLQRAKSAGLLSQEWNKQAVEDLLAQMSRPDLEAQRSDIVSIATEGRMNLERSVDPPNNLPPRERKAGCKNFYWKGFTSC; this is encoded by the exons ATGCGACGCTCACGTTGTCCCACCATCCTGGTTCTCACAACCCTGGCTCTGTGCTGTCTGGGAGTTTCCTCTCAGGCCGAAAGAGACAGAGACCAGTACCAGAACCAAGACCTGGACCTGGAGCTGCGTCACCACCGGCTGCTGCAACGAGCCAAGAGTGCTGGACTCCTGTCGCAG GAATGGAACAAACAGGCAGTGGAGGACCTGCTGGCTCAGATGTCAAGACCAGACCTTGAGGCCCAGAGGTCCGACATTGTTTCCATTGCAACAGAAGGAAGGATGAACCTGGAGCGGTCCGTGGACCCCCCCAACAACCTGCCCCCTCGTGAGCGCAAAGCCGGCTGCAAGAACTTCTACTGGAAAGgcttcacttcctgttag